In Terriglobales bacterium, the genomic stretch GTAAAACGATCCCGCTTGTATCTCAATGTCACACGGGATCCTTGGTGTCAGTAAAGGAGACTCTGCAGCGGTTATTGGGAGCATTATACCTATATTCGCCTTTTATTCGCCTAATTAAGTGGGCGCTTTGAATCCGAAGCGGTGCTACAGTGGCATTGACGAGACGGGCTTTCTGAGAAAGTCAGGACTCTGACCCAACAAACCATTTTTGGCGGCCCATGGACCCAGCAAAAGCTGGAAGTGCTGAGCAGGTATCTCTCCGCCTACACGAATATCTTCACAAAAAACGCCAAGGCTCAGTTCTATACAACCTGTTACGTTGACGCTTTCGCCGGTACCGGCGTGATCAGGCGACCTGCGCTCGGCGGATTTGCTACCTTTTTCCCCGAACTTGAGAAAGCGGAAGAGAAGTTCAGAAAGGGAAGCGTGCGACGAGCGCTTGAGGTCGAGCCTCCTTTCGACAAATATGTGTTTATCGAAAAGAGCGCGAAGAAGTGCAAAAAGCTGGAAGCTGTCGCAGCAGAGTTTCAGCAGAAGAAGGTTGATGTCATCAACGAAGATGCCAATAATGCACTTCTGAAATGGTGCTCAAATTTAAATACCCAACGCGAGCGGGCGGTTGTTTTCCTCGATCCGTTCGGCGCGTCCGTGGAATGGAAGGTCATCTCGGCCCTAGCAACGACTCGCGCTGTGGATCTTTGGATACTGTTCCCGTATTCAGCGGTGAACCGGATGCTGATGCGGAATCGCAAGCCGCAAGGGGCCCTGCCGGAACGCTTGACGAAGGTTTTTGGTACAGCGGATTGGGAGAAATTCTTCTATTCGAGCTGGAAGTTTCGGTCATTGTTGAGTGAAACGCATGTCGAGGAGGATCACAAGTCAGTGGATCATCGCGAGATTATTGGTTTCTTCATGGCCCGGCTTCGTAAGGAATTTGAGGCGGTGGCGGATCCGAAGCCCCTTCACAATTCCAGAGGGTCACTGCTCTTCATGCTGATTTTCGCAGCCGGCAATGCGGCAAGCGCGAAGACGGGAATAAAAATCGCGAACAGCATTAAATTCGACTACTGAATTCCCAACCCACATACAAGCCACGAAATGAGAGGTATTGCATGAAATGTTTTTCTGCAGAGGCCGCACGACCTGCGAAAAATGATTCATCCAGGAGTGGAGTAGCGCGTGCCGTCCGTTCGCTGCTCGAATTAGCTTCGAGAGTTTCGGGCGATCTTCGACATCACATTTTTGAGGTTTTGATATTGCAGCGGATACACCTCATCAATGCGCAAGTGCGTTCTTATTCCGGAGGCACAGAATCCGGGCGCGCTACCTTTTGAAGGCACTCGCAACAACACTTTTTCATTTGTGCGAAACCGGTGAGTGTGGAATTTATTTTCCATAGCCTGATAAAAATGACCCGCTGGAGTTTACTTCAGCTTCCAGCCCAATAACCCGGCACGCTTGCCTTCCGGATTTACCTGAGCGCCCTTTACGTCGTCGCTCAGCCATCCGACGCACATCGCTACCGTGTCCAGTTCGCCGCAGTGATACTCTGCAGACCAGAGTTGATCGCCGTTTGTATTTTGTAGTACGGCATCTCCCAGCGTTTGCGCCGTGTGCTCACGGTGAATCACGTAAAACGAGAGCACGTATTGGGCCTTCTCTTTTTGGGGGACAATATTCAATCCGCTGCGAAAGTAATGCTTGGCTCCCCAACGACTCTTTTTTGCGGAGTCACCGTCTGCTTTGGTCAGTGCGTTTCGCAGCAAGAACTCAAATCTTCCAGCTTCGTCTGATTTGCTTTGATTTTGCAGATATAGGCTTGCGCCCTGCGGTAAGTCGGGCACTTTAGCAGAAATGGCGAGACCGATCAGCATCAAGACGGCTATGACTAGCCTCATATTTTGTTCCCCCTTTTAACTCATCCGTTTTGAACGCACAGACGTTTGCAAGGTAACAAATTCTTAACAAACATTAAGCAACACCGCTACATTTGCTAGTTATGCGCGAGCAGTTACTTCGAACATGATAGTCTGAACAATACTTATCGTCTATAGACCCATCGTCATCGCAGACTGAGTATCGGGGACGTGGAGAGTGACCCTCGCGCCCAGCTCGGGATGACAGTAAGAAAAAGACGGCTTGCACTTCGTCTTTCTCAGGAAGGACTAGCGGAAAGGGCCAATCTGCACTGGACCTACATCGGAGGGATCGAGCGCGGGGAACGCAATGTCAGCCTTATTAACATCGTGAAGATCGCGCGTGCACTGAATACAAGTGCCAGCAACTTGCTATCCGGAATTCGTTAGCGGCCAATCCTGCGTTCTTGCGCTGCTGCGTTGGCTCTTTGTTGTTCCATTTAAGAGGAGACCGCATGAGAAAGATTAGGATCATCGATCTCTCGTCTCCCAGGAGTCATTTAAACCCATGGATTCGTGGAGCGAGGAATGTCTACGGATTGCACTTCTCACAGCACCGGATGCTGCCCCGTTCAGTCATGTAGGCAGCAAGCAGCGCGTCATCTCTGGTTGGCAACGCTGTCATCCAGCCATCAGTATCCCGGCTGGCATTCGGGTGGATTCCTTCGCCATTGTTAGCCCAGGCGCACGCCCCGCGATGGACTATGGCCTTGTCGTGAATGAAATTGACGTAGACGGAATACATGGCTTTCCTCCTATCCCGCGCCATAGCACAATCGGGACGCTGAATCTACATCCAGTGGGATTGTGCAAAAGTGGGACGGTGTGCGAACAAGCTGGATCAGTGGCCTGCGGCCGTCGAAAAACCAGCTTCGACGGAGTTCTTCACGTACAGGTTCGCCCCCGTCAATTTGATCTTAGAAATATCAAAGTTGCTGGCGAGACCCTTCCCGAGTTCATCCGCAAACGCATGGTTGGCAACGCTTACTCCTGCGAAATTGAGAACTGGCGTATCCTTAGGCACACCAATAGCTTGCAGGATATCCTTAGCGTCCTGCCGAGTTATCAGTACAGTCCCAAACGCCTTTATTTTGATTGTCACTTTGCCAACCTTTTTACTATTCTACTCAAATCGGCAGCTTTTTCAACGCGTATCTCTAAGGTTACGATAGTACCGTCCCATCCGGGCAACTGCTGAGTAGATGTCGTTCGGCGGTCGCCCTGTTGCACCTTCAATGCATCTCCCGAGCGAATTCTCAGAGTTCCACCATTCTTCTTGATGTAACTATGCAGAGCGGAGAGCCCGATCCCCTCTCCACCGCCCATCGGGTTCTTGTTTCTAAAAGCAAGAGCGGCGTCTATCGCATCCAAATGCGATGTGAATGGCTGCGCGCCATGCTCGCCTTCCATTGAACGTTTGATGCCCAAACCACAGTCTGAGACGCAGAACTCAACCAGGCCCCTCTTCGGATAGAATTGGGCCTGCAGCAAGGCGGGAGGCCGAGTGCCGATAGTGTTATCAATCCTTGCTTCGTAGGCATGGCGCGTGTTCGACACTAATTCTCCGCAAGCGTCAATGAAACTGCTGCGAGAGACTCCTGTGGCATTCACCCCTTCTGGCAAACGTCGGAGAAGCCCAACCAGCTTCGTTCGCTTCTCGGCTTCGATCTGCGGGTGCCTCAGTTCGGTAATCTCAATAAACCTGCCCTCGCCGGTGCCTCCACGCACCTGCCTACAGGGAGAATTGGCACCGATCAAGTTGAAGAAACCCATCCGGCAGTAGTACGAGCACACTGACTTGTCCGGGTAGCTATCTACTCTTACGGTCACGCCTTGCCCAGACAGAGCCCTCATCAAGCTGGCCAAAGGCACAAGTCCTGAGGGATAGCCCCAATCTGCGCTGGACAAGTCCAGCACGAGTTCCCCATCCGTGCCCTGAATGCAGGGCTGACATTGCAGCAGGTAACTGTCGAAGATAGCGGCGTTCACAGTGCCGGTAACAGCTAATCGCATAAGAATCATTCCCGGAGACTAGCGCGATTATACCGAACTGTGTTTGGTGTGATCCCCACCCGCAGCTCGGTGCTGACAGAAATGTCTGGAATGTGGATCGGCAGTCTCAATCTACCGGGCAATGAAGCCGCCGTCACGAGCGCCCGCGTTTGTAGGCGCTCCCACCCATAGGTTTTCTCCGCGACGGGGCATTTTACGCGGCTAGTGCAACGGAGGCATCCGATCTGGAAGCCGCCAGTCGCGCGCCGATGGCCTGCCGCTGCTCCGGGGTCAGGTTTCTCCGATGTGACAGACAGAGAAATCAGTTTCTGCGCCTTTTTTGAATAATGGCCTCTCGTTCCGACAGACAAAGAGCAGCCTTGGAACCAATGTCAGTTCGGACTCACTCCGTTGTGGGACAATGAACTTCGCAAAAACACCAATGGCGAGGTTTTGTATTCTGAGTTCATGGACATGGCGCAAAGGCTTGTAGACTCTGGGAAAACCCGGCAGCAGGCCCGGCAATGACAGGAGTCCCCGCACCACTGAGCCACGTGCTGATCGAGCTTTCGCGGTCATGCGGGGAAGCATGTAGCTTCCTGCATGGATTCCATGCCCCACTAGGCATGAGCGCTATTTTTCTTACTTTCCGTCGGCTGTTTCCTTGAGCAATGACACAGCAGTCCCATCCACTGGCACGTTGAAATATTCAACGGATGCAGGACTGTTGCCAAGATCGAGAATTGCGAACGTGTGGTCATACACGCTGTCCGCATTCACAGGCAACTCCGCTTTTCGATTCCAATCCGGCAGCTTACCGTCAGGCGTCTCCAGATCGGCCGCCGGAGTGTATGACTGCTGATCGCCAAAAACTGGCACAGCAGATGCACCGACGCAACGGCCACGACGCAGACCGATATAGGGCTCGTAGACGGCAAGCGTGTGCTCGTGCCCCCAGAACCACCACTCCAAGCGATCAAGCACATCTTTGAAATGGTCGAAGAGGCTGGGATTGTAGGCATACTTAACGTTACCGACTGTGCCCACAGAGCCAAAAGGGGAGAACAACTGGTGATGCGAAAGTAGAATTGTGCGCGAGGCCGCAGATTTCGTTATCTGCGATTTGACCCAATTCACTTCATTCGCGTTCACTGATGTCATGTTGGTCGCCACCGTCAGGGGATTGCAGTCGTTATGGCCCGTGTCCATTGCGATGACTTGCCACTGTTGATTTTTTAGAGTGAAGTAGCTGGCCTGTTGTCCCAACTGATCCAAGAGCCAGTAATAGCCATTGCCGCCCGAATACATGTCGTGGTTTCCGCAGAGGGTGTACACCGGGAGGGTCGGCCCGAGCACAAGCCGACATATGTCCAAGAAATTGTGCGCGGACTCGTCATGAGTGCCTGAGTAGTAGATGTCTCCGAGATGAATCAGAACATTCGGGCTCTGCTTTTTGACTTCCCGCAACACATTCGCCGCTGCGTTATCCCCGACTCCCCAGTCGCCGATAATCGCTATGCGAGGAGCCGCTGGAAGATCAAAAACTGGATTCAGATGGTCGCGATAAGGAAGGTTGCCGCCTGATGCTTTGAAAGCAAGATAGGTGGCTAGGCACGTTGACCAGCCCCCTACATCGCAAACCGCCTTCGTTAGCTCGTCCGCAAGTCGTTGCGAACGGTCGTGATCGCGTCTCATCTCAGCCCACAAGAACTGAGCGGCCAGTTTGGCGCAATCTTTAACCACGCCTATCGATTCAAGCGTGAAGCCCTCAACGGCACGAATGTCCTCCGGCACGCGTTCGCCCTGTTGAATCGCGGTCGCGACGGCGTGAACAGGGGCCATTAGATCGGCAGTGTTGGCTGCCGACTCCTTCATATGCAACATCCCGGTACGGATGTTCGCCCTGTGAACAACAGCCGCAGCCGACTGCCACATAGACAGGTAAGGGTCGGGATGGGTATAGCGTGGATGCTGCTGCCTCGGTGATGAAGACGCTTTCGTCTTTGCCATGGGTTACCTCTTCTCCGAGAACCGGAGTCGGCAGAGTCGGCTAGAAATCTATTCTACGCGTCTTTTTTGCTGAGAGCGGTTCAGGTCGGCTGGAGCGTTCTTAACCGGCCAAGCCCTTCGCGACAATGCGTTTCGGCGTTGTGCAGCGCAGGGGCGCGACTCATCCAGAGATTTCGGGCTGACCCATCGGACAACAATAGCCACGAGCAGACGATCGGCATTTGCAAAGAGCAGCAAGAGGATAAACCAATATGGGTCCACAAGTGGACGCATTACGACGACGATCGGAACCTGAACAGCACAGAGCCCCGCCGTAGTTAGCCGCCACTCTGGCACTGGTACGGGTCCCGGCGGACCACGATCGTGCCTCTCTCGGCATCTGAGCGGCCGAGCGATTGGGCTCATCGCTAGGCGCAATCAGAGTTTGAATTTCAGGAGCTTGAGCAGCTCCTTCGTCTCAATAAAAGGCACGTCGAACTTCTCGCACACGTTGGGCACCTTGGGAGTCTGCGAGGTTTTATCTACCTTCGACTCTCGCGTCACGACCGTTCCGCCCTTCGCCTTCGCGTGGGCGATGATCCAGCAGTCAGCTTTTGCTAAGAACTCGCCCACCTTGGAGCGTATCGGCGAGGCTCTCGCCCTTCGATGGAGCGACGTCCATTCGGACGCAGATGACAATGCGAGCTGCGCATATCTGCAGATACGTACAGGAAAGTCACGAAACGCGCGGCGCTCTGTTCCACACTGATACAGCTCTTTGCCGCTGAGATGCTGCGCATTCGGTCACTCTTTAGCCATGTGGCTGCGGCAACTAGGGATTAGCGCTACTTTCGGTCGCTATTGGCGTTCGTAGGAGATCCCCCCTCTCGGGAACGCGCATGAACACTGCGTAAAATTGGAGGCTTATGCGGTTTTTCATGACCGTCTTCCACAGGCGTTATTCTTCTCTGATAATTCGCTTTAGTTGGCTTGCGCGTATTAAAGTTCGTGCGCCGACCTTCGTGCGCTTCAGCTTCCGTTGCGTGAGCCACTGCCGGATCGTCCACGGTGAGACTCCGAGTGTCACGGCTGCGTCACAGATACTCAGAAGCGGATCGCCATTCACTACGGCGTTAAACTCAGTTTTACGAGTCTCCCCTCCATTTATCTTAGTCGATGATTTCATCTCTGCCCCCTTTCACTCGCAGACCACGCTCCTTGCGTACGGAATGCACAACACTGATGTTGAAGTTGGCAACAAATTTCTTAAACCGGGCCCACTTTCCTGCGTCTCTGAACGAGTTTGCAACATTGACAAGCCCAATCAGCATATCTGACTCGGCTTGGACTGGCGGGCGTTGATGTCTTCACGATCATGAAACTTGCCGGCCACAGCAGCGTTACAGTCAGCCAGCGCTATGTGCATCCGACGACAGAAGCAATGGAGCAAGCAGTGGCACGGCTAGAGAGATTGAACACTCCACGACTTGTGCCGCCCGACGCATCCGATCCGCAGATCTCGAGACTTCTGCAGTCTCCGAGGGAGCAAGGAAGTCGCGACAACACTTTTTTATTTGTGCGGAGCGGGTGAATACAGAATTTATTTCCCGTGAGCTCCGACAGGGAGTGCCCTTTTTAGTAATAGCAGGTGAAGCGTACTTACCGGCAGGTTGCCCCAAGTCTACCCTCCGGCTAATTCACCTCAATTTTGGTCAACGGGCCAGACAGTGGGCAAAACCCACGTCCACCTCGCGGCTTATTATTGAGCCGTAAAGGCGTCATCTAGCGCATAAGACTCGCCTGCCGGGTTGGTTACGGTGATTCTGACCGACCCGCGAGTACTGGGAATGATCATCTGCAAGGTGTTACTGTCTACGAACGTGGCTGTGACAGGTACTCCGTTGAGGGTGACCGTGGTCATCGGCTGAAAACCGCTGCCGTGGATTCTGACGTTTGTGCCGACAGGACCTGCAGCGGGCGTAACGTTTCCAATCGCGAGAGGAGCACTGCTAAGCTGCACAATCGTCAGCCCACGATTAGTAATCAGATAAATGTTTGTGCCATACGAATCGACCGCCATGGAATCTGTGACCTGCCGCAGCTGCTCCGTAAGGGTGAGGCGATGGATCAACGCTCCATGTCTTACGTCAAAAATATCCACCCACCGAGGATACGGAACATAAACTAGGCTGCCTCCGTCAGGAACTTTTTCCAAAGGCAGTGAAGAGCCGACATTTGATTCAAAGACATCTTGCCAGGCCAAAGAGCCTAAGAGGTCAGTTGTAGAATCGACGATACTGCTTCCTGTGGCGAAGGCTGCGCCATCTATAGACACTGCCGCGTTACTGCCGAAATTTGATAGAACAGCACTATTCGTCACCCAAGCCTTTGTTGCCGCATCGTAGATCGCGATCTCCTGGGGAGCACTCGCCTTTGTACTTACCAGAACCTTTGAGCCATCGGCCGACGCAGCTATGGGGAAGCCCTCGGGCTGAATACAAAATCCGTTTGCAAGATAATTCAGCGCTGTCACCTGCAAGGTTGACACATCCACTTCGTAAACGGTGCCGCCGCATCCTGACTCGCTGAACGACTTTGACTCGACAAAAGCCTTACCCGTATTCGTGGTCGCCACCCGCTCCGGCCCTGGGTTTCCGAACGATCCAGGTGCGATCAGCTGTACCGCCCTCGCTGAACTGGGCTGATCCGGATTAATCAATGCTAGCGAGCCATCAGGGAAATTCGTCACCAGCAACTCCGCGCCGTCGGGTGTCAGCGCCATACCCTGGAAGGATTTCAGACCATTGACGGCAGGTGGGGTTATGGGAGAGAGAAACTGTCTCGCGGTAAGGGAGAACACGTCAATGTGGTCACCTGCCGAAAGATAAAGCTGGTTGCGCTTGTGATCCAAAAGAATCGCCTGGAACGAATCGGATGAAGGGTAGTCAGTCACATTTTGAAAGTGGTGAATGGCTTTCGACATTGTAGCCGAGCCAGCTGCCGTCCTGACCTGAATATCATCATCTCCAGTTCCCGGGGGAAGAGTGACTTTCACATCAACGGCTGGAAACGGGTAAGAAAATGGAAACGTCACGCCGTAAAAGTTAGCAACGTTGGCACTCACAATGCTGGCGACTTTTCCCCCAACTGTGACCTGGATTTGGCTGGGATCAGTTGGTAATCCGATTCCGACAATGTCAGATACTCCGCCGCCACCCGGAGCTGCAGTATCGCCATTTAGGAACATCAGAGTGGGGCCGTAGCTGAACGCCAGCGGATTGAAAATTGGCGTCCCATCGGGCTGAATGACCTTGACGTTCACCGGCCCAGGGCTCGCCGCAGGCGGAGCCGTTACGGTCAAAACACCAATTTTATTCAGCGCAGCTTGAGTGCCACGCAACCGCTCCAAACCACACATCCGGAATGAAGCCAAAACCTTGCCCCACAGGAAAACTTACTCGTGTTGACGCGTTTACTCGGCCGTAGTCGGGAGTCACAGTCTGGTCGAATGAGGGGGTCGCGTTGAAACCGAGGAGATACTTGATTGAGTAAGTCGAATCATCAAAAGCAATCCCATGATCCGCAGAACCGAAAATCAGGCCGGAAGAGTCTACTGCAAAGGGGGTTTCCACAAATGGCGAGGGAGAGATTTGTGTTCTAGGGGGAATCGTACCGAGGGCCGGTGCCGCGTTGATAAAGCCCCCGGTGTTCCCATCGGAGACGACGATGATGGGCACTCCAAACACGCCAACTGCATATATACGGGTACCGTCCGGGCTGAAGATGAATCCGCTGATAAATCCGGCAGCCGGGACTAGAGTTAACGGTTGAAGTTGATCGTTGTACATGGCCAGGCCCAATCCGTCGTCCAAGATCAAGAAGCGGGAACCATCTGGATTAGCTGCTACTCCATAGATGAAACCAGGAAAGCTAACCGCAGGCCCAAATGTTCGCTTAGCAAAATCATAAACGGCTGCCTTAGCAGGTCCGCCACAGTCTGCAATGACTATCTTCGTGCCGTTAGCACTTGCCCCAGCAAAGCAGGGGTCAATGCCAGGTGGCGGGGCTATTGCCGCTATCGTGTTCTTCCCGGGATCCCAAATCGCAAGCCTCCACTGACCGCCATTCAATCCGATCAAATGGATAACGATCGTGCCATCTGACATAGGGTACAGTTCCCTAGAACCGTAACCGGCTCCCGACAGGCGGGGCAATTTCCAACGCTGTACAACCTGCAAGGTGGTTGGATTTATGGCAGTGATTTGTTGTGCATCACTGCCGACCAGCAGTTTGCTTCCATCATTAGTCAGTGCTAACCCACGCGGGCTCATGACAGGGATGCTCTTCATGATCTGCCGAGTTGATCTGGAGACGACATCGACACGATTCAAGAAAAAATCACTCGAAAAAATCAATTGATGGGCGGCATCGTAGACAATTGACTGTGGCGTATCATCCGTTCTTAGGTAATCGCTGCGATTATTTGGCAGAGTCCCTGGGGGTGGCGCAACTTCTAGAGCCATGACCACATTTCCCGACGGAGCGGACGCTGCAGGAGTGGCTACGACGTTAATTGGTAGGTTTTGAATCCATTGATTGTAGGGGGAGGCCATCAGGTGCAGTGTTGTCGAGCCGCCAGGAACGATTGGATTGGGAGAAAAATTCGCAGTAACGCCAGATGGCAAACCTTCCACGGAGAAATTCAGCAGATAATTTGACGGGCCTTGTGTCTGAAACTGGACCGGCACGCTGGACCCAATTCTCGTAACAACTTCGAGCACGGCAGGCTGGATGAGCGCGAAATTCGGCAATGCGCCGACTCCGACACTTACTGTTGCTGATTCACTTAAGGTCCCACTCGCACCCTTCAGCATGAAAGAATAATTGCCACTCGCGAGCGAATTAGACGCCGTCAGAGTCACTGTTTGGGGAGAGTTTTGGACTGAGAAAGATAACGGATCTGCGCTCAGGCCTGACGGCAGCCCGGAAAGTGTTATTGAAACCGCTCCATGAAAGCCGTTCTGAGGAGTAACGGATACCTGGACTAGGGCAGTTGTACCCGGGGCGACCGCAGGACTAGACGGCAATATCGTAATAGAGAACGATGGCACTGCTGGCGGCGTTGGATTGGACGATCCGCCACCTCCACCGCACGCGTACACAACAAAAGAAAGCGCGACCAGTGTGGCGGGCGCAAGCAGATTAGCAACCGATCGTTGAAGCCGACCTTTGACTTCCTGTCTCACACCAGTTCTCCGGAACGAGAACGTCGGACTAACATCTGCCCTGCATCAGCGCCGAGAAAGGGAAATCCGACACGGATTGTTGCGAGGTGCCATCCAAGTGTACAGGCCAGCAAATGACACTCGCGTCACTTCTACCTCCAAAGGCTCTGCTAATGCGGCCCACTCACTGCGGTCTAGATTCCTCTCTCCTAGCTCGAACATGGCCATCCCGTCGTGTTTAGGGCGAAGGTTAGCTTTGAGGCTATATTCCGAAACAATTAATTGCCGGGCCTGGCCAACTTGCTGTCTCGCTACAATGAATTGGACTGCTCGCACCAAACGGATGTCAGAATTGAGATAGCGAATGACGAGCTTCCCGCTAGGATTCAATGATGCCTGCAGAGGTTCAACTGGGCACTGTCCGACAACACTCGCTGCTACGCCACAAACAAAGGTCGCAAGCAACAGTCGCATCAAACAAGCTCCTTGCATGCGGCTTTGCCCTCACACCGGAGGGCAGACGCCGGTCAGAGAACGCATTCTCCTCTAGGAACTATTGCAGGTCAATATGCAAAGTTCTGCGGTAATGCTGCTTTAGCCTGTGCCCCTATGTTTTGCAACCGCTTTGTCGGTCCTGGCCAGAATCTCGACAGGTTCGAACTGGACCAAGAAGTCGGCTCCTGCCAAGAGGTCTTCGCCCCAATTTCGGATTATAGAACAAAACCTTGGGTAGTGTCCTAAGTCGCCTTCGGCACGGGCGTCTGGTCGGGCCGACGCCCTCGAATGCGCCCGATGATCCTTAGACACGCATACCAGAAGAGGACGTACACGATCACATTTGAGACCATCGTCAGTATTCCCCAGTTCGGCGCACCATGGCCTGTGTGAACGCCCTCCGGGTACACCAGACTAGCTATGAAGCCACCCGGCAGCGTTAACACATCGGTAATTGCATCTCGCGTCTCGCTGTAGGGTAAGTGGCTGGCTAGTCCTATCAGGCCTGACATAGCGATTCCTAGGACGAGCGCAAGTAGTAGGCGTCTCTTCATTCCGGCGGCTCCTTCTTCCGTGGCGGCGGTGGTGGTGGCGGCGTCTGCGCTTCTTGCTCGGCTTTTTGGCCAAACGTCTGACCGAAGGCATCGCGTGCAGCCTGCACGGAGTTGTTCATCTGCTCAGGACTGATAGTTGATTCTTCGGCTTCGTGCTGCTTCACCGCTTCATATCCGCTTAGCGTTCCCGGAATGCCATTCCAGTCGCGGGGATTGCCGTTTGCATCAGTGTGAGCTGACGAAGTTCTGTCTTCCACCGTATGCAAAGCCTGCCCGAACTCGCCAAGAGCAGCATTGTTGATCTGGGCCGCATGCTCCGGTGTGCCGCCTTGGGCACGCTGCGCCGCTTGCTCGTGATTCTGAATGTTTTGGTCAATCGCACGATTCGATGCGGCTGGATTCTCGCCGGGCGACTTCATCGCGTGCTC encodes the following:
- a CDS encoding helix-turn-helix domain-containing protein encodes the protein MKSSTKINGGETRKTEFNAVVNGDPLLSICDAAVTLGVSPWTIRQWLTQRKLKRTKVGARTLIRASQLKRIIREE
- a CDS encoding DUF4411 family protein, with the translated sequence MSSASEWTSLHRRARASPIRSKVGEFLAKADCWIIAHAKAKGGTVVTRESKVDKTSQTPKVPNVCEKFDVPFIETKELLKLLKFKL
- a CDS encoding metallophosphoesterase; translation: MAKTKASSSPRQQHPRYTHPDPYLSMWQSAAAVVHRANIRTGMLHMKESAANTADLMAPVHAVATAIQQGERVPEDIRAVEGFTLESIGVVKDCAKLAAQFLWAEMRRDHDRSQRLADELTKAVCDVGGWSTCLATYLAFKASGGNLPYRDHLNPVFDLPAAPRIAIIGDWGVGDNAAANVLREVKKQSPNVLIHLGDIYYSGTHDESAHNFLDICRLVLGPTLPVYTLCGNHDMYSGGNGYYWLLDQLGQQASYFTLKNQQWQVIAMDTGHNDCNPLTVATNMTSVNANEVNWVKSQITKSAASRTILLSHHQLFSPFGSVGTVGNVKYAYNPSLFDHFKDVLDRLEWWFWGHEHTLAVYEPYIGLRRGRCVGASAVPVFGDQQSYTPAADLETPDGKLPDWNRKAELPVNADSVYDHTFAILDLGNSPASVEYFNVPVDGTAVSLLKETADGK
- a CDS encoding helix-turn-helix transcriptional regulator; its protein translation is MTVRKRRLALRLSQEGLAERANLHWTYIGGIERGERNVSLINIVKIARALNTSASNLLSGIR
- the tcmP gene encoding three-Cys-motif partner protein TcmP; translated protein: MFGGPWTQQKLEVLSRYLSAYTNIFTKNAKAQFYTTCYVDAFAGTGVIRRPALGGFATFFPELEKAEEKFRKGSVRRALEVEPPFDKYVFIEKSAKKCKKLEAVAAEFQQKKVDVINEDANNALLKWCSNLNTQRERAVVFLDPFGASVEWKVISALATTRAVDLWILFPYSAVNRMLMRNRKPQGALPERLTKVFGTADWEKFFYSSWKFRSLLSETHVEEDHKSVDHREIIGFFMARLRKEFEAVADPKPLHNSRGSLLFMLIFAAGNAASAKTGIKIANSIKFDY
- a CDS encoding IPT/TIG domain-containing protein; the protein is MERLRGTQAALNKIGVLTVTAPPAASPGPVNVKVIQPDGTPIFNPLAFSYGPTLMFLNGDTAAPGGGGVSDIVGIGLPTDPSQIQVTVGGKVASIVSANVANFYGVTFPFSYPFPAVDVKVTLPPGTGDDDIQVRTAAGSATMSKAIHHFQNVTDYPSSDSFQAILLDHKRNQLYLSAGDHIDVFSLTARQFLSPITPPAVNGLKSFQGMALTPDGAELLVTNFPDGSLALINPDQPSSARAVQLIAPGSFGNPGPERVATTNTGKAFVESKSFSESGCGGTVYEVDVSTLQVTALNYLANGFCIQPEGFPIAASADGSKVLVSTKASAPQEIAIYDAATKAWVTNSAVLSNFGSNAAVSIDGAAFATGSSIVDSTTDLLGSLAWQDVFESNVGSSLPLEKVPDGGSLVYVPYPRWVDIFDVRHGALIHRLTLTEQLRQVTDSMAVDSYGTNIYLITNRGLTIVQLSSAPLAIGNVTPAAGPVGTNVRIHGSGFQPMTTVTLNGVPVTATFVDSNTLQMIIPSTRGSVRITVTNPAGESYALDDAFTAQ